A genomic segment from Sciurus carolinensis chromosome 1, mSciCar1.2, whole genome shotgun sequence encodes:
- the Ttf2 gene encoding transcription termination factor 2 isoform X2, with translation MIGSERRGRSKRRKQWLRTGLYGRRGRSTMEVVKCPEHGTFCFLKTGVRDGPNKGKSFFVCRADTCGFVRATDIPASHCLLHEDFVVELQGLFVPQGKKKYRLFFRCTKSKAEGKRWCGSIPWQDPNSKEDPIANKSQYASEPFPHPSSLPRNPFKVLDKNQKPALWKQFVKGEGEENMAGKKSREKGDQPLDQKPESNCWVEKEVSSGLVIKKKQSEVQEKQQQQRTEETKGITYRQHLGNELRGPSASPQKSDGESKDVQNKSESSREKETQLLPHKFHGQNPGSQPQKGEALSKGHIKNLEAKEAKAKDGPGMQTFQKRLPQRHFQAPSETQGPAPKGQAAPGLSLGEGRHAASSSGESEEDDVSCIPGSPLLFDLTMNSQKTENLQLPVQSMQRKISTASDVSKKVESSDSAAQRVYLTTQLKQKKSTLAMVNIQALPDKGEKLLKQIQGLEEALSALALSPEQGTNEKSNTQVQQSTLTKNTSAPPHVVSSEPLLGHDLQPLGPVRLQADCQVTAGRLSQCSGGPRNQDRLHPVWKITSEAIDELHRSLESRPGETVVAEDPPGLKVPLLLHQKQALAWLLWRESQKPQGGILDDMGLGKTLTMIALILTQKNQEKSQKRDENIALTWLSKDDSSDFTSHGTLIVCPASLIHHWKNEVEKRVNSNKLRVYLYHGPHRNLNAKALSMYDVVITTYSLLAKEIPTVKHEGEVPGANLSVKGISTPLLQIVWARIILDEAHNVKNPRVQTSIAVCKLQAHARWAVTGTPIQNNLLDMYSLLKFLRCSPFDEFNLWKSQVDNGSKKGGERLSILTKSLLLRRTKDQLDSTGKPLVRLPQRKFQLHHLKLSEDEELVYSVFFARSRCALQSYLKRYESGNNQSGRSPDNPFSRVAQEFGSSGPGQTMAADSQRSSTVHILSQLLRLRQCCCHLSLLKSALDPTELKSEGLVLSLEEQLSALTLSELHDSEPSRAVSLNGTSFKVELFEDTQVSTKISSLLAELEAIRRNSESQKSVIVSQWTNMLKVVALHLKKHGLTYATIDGSVNPKQRMDLVEAFNHSRGPQVMLISLLAGGVGLNLTGGNHLFLLDMHWNPSLEDQACDRIYRVGQQKDVVIHRFVCEGTVEEKILQLQEKKKDLAKQVLSGSGESVTKLTLADLKILFGI, from the exons CATTCCTGCTTCTCATTGTTTATTGCATGAGGACTTTGTGGTAGAGCTTCAGGGTTTGTTTGTACCACAGGGCAAGAAAAAATACAG ATTATTCTTCCGATGCACTAAAAGCAAGGCAGAGGGGAAACGCTGGTGTGGAAGTATTCCATGGCAG GATCCTAATTCTAAAGAAGATCCTATAGCCAATAAATCTCAGTATGCATCTGAGCCATTTCCTCATCCTTCCAGCCTGCCAAGAAACCCATTCAAAGTGCTTGACAAGAATCAAAAACCAGCTCTCTGGAAACAGTTTGTcaaaggggaaggggaggaaaatATGGCTGGTAAGAAGTCAAGGGAAAAGGGAGATCAGCCCTTGGATCAAAAGCCCGAATCTAACTGCTGGGTGGAGAAAGAGGTCTCCTCTGGTCTAGTGATAAAGAAAAAGCAATCTGAAGTTCAAGAGAAGCAGCAACAGCAGAGAACAGAGGAAACTAAAGGAATTACATACAGACAGCACCTAGGGAATGAACTGAGAGGACCATCTGCATCTCCTCAGAAGTCAGATGGTGAGAGTAAAGATGTCCAAAACAAATCAGAATcttcaagagaaaaggaaacccaACTTTTGCCTCATAAGTTTCATGGTCAGAACCCAGGAAGTCAGCCCCAGAAAGGGGAGGCCCTCAGCAAGGGGCACATCAAGAACTTGGAGGCTAAAGAAGCAAAGGCAAAGGATGGCCCAGGCATGCAGACCTTCCAGAAAAGGCTGCCCCAGAGACATTTCCAGGCACCCTCTGAGACTCAGGGACCTGCTCCTAAAGGACAAGCAGCACCAGGGCTTTCCCTGGGAGAGGGGCGCCATGCTGCCTCCAGCAGTGGTGAAAGTGAGGAAGATGATGTTTCCTGTATACCAGGAAGCCCCCTGCTCTTTGACTTGACTATGAATTCACAGAAAACAGAGAACCTTCAACTTCCTGTTCAAagtatgcaaagaaaaatatctactGCTTCAGATGTTTCCAAGAAGGTAGAATCCTCTGACTCAGCTGCTCAGCGAGTGTACCTTACAAcacaactgaaacaaaagaag AGCACATTGGCAATGGTGAATATCCAGGCTCTTCCAGACAAAGGTGAAAAGTTACTCAAGCAAATCCAGGGGTTGGAGGAAGCACTCAGTGCTCTTGCCCTCTCCCCCGAGCAAG GAACTAATGAGAAGAGTAACACTCAAGTACAACAGAGTACCCTCACCAAAAACACTTCTGCCCCTCCTCACGTGGTGTCTTCTGAGCCTCTTCTGGGTCATGATCTCCAGCCTCTGGGTCCTGTAAGGCTACAGGCAGACTGCCAGGTCACTGCTGGAAGACTCAGCCAGTGCTCTGGAG GCCCTAGGAACCAAGATCGCCTTCATCCAGTATGGAAAATAACAAGTGAAGCCATTGATGAGCTGCATCGATCACTGGAGTCACGTCCTGGTGAAACAGTAGTAGCAGAAGATCCACCTGGCTTGAAG GTCCCTCTGCTACTACACCAGAAGCAGGCGTTAGCCTGGTTACTATGGCGGGAAAGTCAAAAGCCACAGGGTGGAATTCTGG ACGATATGGGCTTAGGAAAAACCCTGACAATGATTGCACTCATACTAACCcaaaaaaatcaggagaaaagcCAAAAAAGGGATGAAAACATAGCTCTGACATGGCTTTCTAAAGATG ACTCCTCTGACTTTACTTCCCATGGAACACTAATTGTCTGTCCTGCTTCCCTCATCCATCATTGGAAAAATGAGGTCGAGAAACGTGTGAACAGCAACAAACTAAGAGTCTATCTCTATCATGGGCCACACAGGAATCTGAACGCAAAAGC CCTCTCTATGTATGACGTCGTGATTACTACTTACAGCCTTCTGGCCAAGGAGATTCCCACAGTGAAGCATGAGGGAGAGGTCCCAGGTGCAAACCTCAGTGTGAAG GGCATCTCAACACCTTTGCTTCAAATAGTCTGGGCTCGAATCATATTGGATGAAGCTCATAATGTAAAGAATCCCCGTGTGCAGACATCCATTGCTGTGTGTAAGCTGCAAGCTCATGCCCGTTGGGCTGTCACTGGAACCCCTATTCAAAACAACTTGTTGGATATGTATTCACTGCTGAA ATTTCTCCGCTGTTCTCCATTTGATGAGTTCAATCTGTGGAAAAGTCAGGTTGACAATGGttcaaagaaaggaggagaacGGTTAAGTATTTTAACCAAGAGCCTTTTGCTGAGGAGAACAAAGGACCAACTGGACTCTACTGGCAAACCCTTG gtgaggCTGCCCCAACGTAAATTTCAGTTGCACCATTTAAAGCTTTCTGAAGATGAAGAGCTGGTTTATAGTGTCTTTTTTGCAAGATCAAG GTGTGCTCTGCAGTCCTATCTAAAAAGATATGAAAGTGGAAACAACCAATCTGGAAGAAGCCCTGATAATCCATTCAGCAGAG TGGCACAGGAGTTTGGGTCCAGTGGGCCTGGGCAGACCATGGCAGCAGACTCACAGAGATCCAGCACCGTTCACATACTGTCCCAGTTGCTGAGACTCCGTCAGTGTTGCTGCCATCTTTCTTTACTGAAGTCG GCCCTGGACCCTACAGAACTGAAGAGCGAAGGCCTTGTCCTGTCCCTGGAGGAACAGCTCAGTGCTTTGACCTTGTCCGAACTCCATGACTCAGAACCATCTCGTGCTGTTTCCCTTAATGGTACATCCTTCAAGGTGGAACTTTTTGAAGACACACAAGTGAGCACCAAG ATATCATCTCTGTTGGCAGAGTTGGAGGCAATCCGAAGAAATTCAGAGTCCCAAAAGAG tGTCATTGTCTCTCAGTGGACCAACATGCTGAAAGTTGTAGCACTGCATCTTAAGAAGCACGGATTGACTTATGCCACTATTGATGGCTCCGTCAACCCCAAACAGAGAATGGACTTGGTGGAGGCATTTAACCACTCCAGAGGCCCTCAG GTTATGCTAATCTCTCTCTTGGCTGGAGGTGTTGGTCTAAACCTGACTGGAGgaaatcatctttttcttctgGATATGCACTG GAATCCATCACTTGAAGATCAGGCTTGTGACCGAATTTACCGAGTAGGACAGCAGAAAGATGTTGTCATACACAG gTTCGTTTGTGAAGGAACAGTGGAAGAGAAGATCTTACAgctccaggaaaaaaagaaagatctggcCAAACAGGTTCTATCTGGATCTGGAGAATCTGTCACCAAGCTCACCTTGGCTGACCTCAAAATCCTTTTTGGCATCTAA
- the Ttf2 gene encoding transcription termination factor 2 isoform X1, with protein MIGSERRGRSKRRKQWLRTGLYGRRGRSTMEVVKCPEHGTFCFLKTGVRDGPNKGKSFFVCRADTCGFVRATDIPASHCLLHEDFVVELQGLFVPQGKKKYRLFFRCTKSKAEGKRWCGSIPWQDPNSKEDPIANKSQYASEPFPHPSSLPRNPFKVLDKNQKPALWKQFVKGEGEENMAGKKSREKGDQPLDQKPESNCWVEKEVSSGLVIKKKQSEVQEKQQQQRTEETKGITYRQHLGNELRGPSASPQKSDGESKDVQNKSESSREKETQLLPHKFHGQNPGSQPQKGEALSKGHIKNLEAKEAKAKDGPGMQTFQKRLPQRHFQAPSETQGPAPKGQAAPGLSLGEGRHAASSSGESEEDDVSCIPGSPLLFDLTMNSQKTENLQLPVQSMQRKISTASDVSKKVESSDSAAQRVYLTTQLKQKKSTLAMVNIQALPDKGEKLLKQIQGLEEALSALALSPEQGTNEKSNTQVQQSTLTKNTSAPPHVVSSEPLLGHDLQPLGPVRLQADCQVTAGRLSQCSGGPRNQDRLHPVWKITSEAIDELHRSLESRPGETVVAEDPPGLKVPLLLHQKQALAWLLWRESQKPQGGILADDMGLGKTLTMIALILTQKNQEKSQKRDENIALTWLSKDDSSDFTSHGTLIVCPASLIHHWKNEVEKRVNSNKLRVYLYHGPHRNLNAKALSMYDVVITTYSLLAKEIPTVKHEGEVPGANLSVKGISTPLLQIVWARIILDEAHNVKNPRVQTSIAVCKLQAHARWAVTGTPIQNNLLDMYSLLKFLRCSPFDEFNLWKSQVDNGSKKGGERLSILTKSLLLRRTKDQLDSTGKPLVRLPQRKFQLHHLKLSEDEELVYSVFFARSRCALQSYLKRYESGNNQSGRSPDNPFSRVAQEFGSSGPGQTMAADSQRSSTVHILSQLLRLRQCCCHLSLLKSALDPTELKSEGLVLSLEEQLSALTLSELHDSEPSRAVSLNGTSFKVELFEDTQVSTKISSLLAELEAIRRNSESQKSVIVSQWTNMLKVVALHLKKHGLTYATIDGSVNPKQRMDLVEAFNHSRGPQVMLISLLAGGVGLNLTGGNHLFLLDMHWNPSLEDQACDRIYRVGQQKDVVIHRFVCEGTVEEKILQLQEKKKDLAKQVLSGSGESVTKLTLADLKILFGI; from the exons CATTCCTGCTTCTCATTGTTTATTGCATGAGGACTTTGTGGTAGAGCTTCAGGGTTTGTTTGTACCACAGGGCAAGAAAAAATACAG ATTATTCTTCCGATGCACTAAAAGCAAGGCAGAGGGGAAACGCTGGTGTGGAAGTATTCCATGGCAG GATCCTAATTCTAAAGAAGATCCTATAGCCAATAAATCTCAGTATGCATCTGAGCCATTTCCTCATCCTTCCAGCCTGCCAAGAAACCCATTCAAAGTGCTTGACAAGAATCAAAAACCAGCTCTCTGGAAACAGTTTGTcaaaggggaaggggaggaaaatATGGCTGGTAAGAAGTCAAGGGAAAAGGGAGATCAGCCCTTGGATCAAAAGCCCGAATCTAACTGCTGGGTGGAGAAAGAGGTCTCCTCTGGTCTAGTGATAAAGAAAAAGCAATCTGAAGTTCAAGAGAAGCAGCAACAGCAGAGAACAGAGGAAACTAAAGGAATTACATACAGACAGCACCTAGGGAATGAACTGAGAGGACCATCTGCATCTCCTCAGAAGTCAGATGGTGAGAGTAAAGATGTCCAAAACAAATCAGAATcttcaagagaaaaggaaacccaACTTTTGCCTCATAAGTTTCATGGTCAGAACCCAGGAAGTCAGCCCCAGAAAGGGGAGGCCCTCAGCAAGGGGCACATCAAGAACTTGGAGGCTAAAGAAGCAAAGGCAAAGGATGGCCCAGGCATGCAGACCTTCCAGAAAAGGCTGCCCCAGAGACATTTCCAGGCACCCTCTGAGACTCAGGGACCTGCTCCTAAAGGACAAGCAGCACCAGGGCTTTCCCTGGGAGAGGGGCGCCATGCTGCCTCCAGCAGTGGTGAAAGTGAGGAAGATGATGTTTCCTGTATACCAGGAAGCCCCCTGCTCTTTGACTTGACTATGAATTCACAGAAAACAGAGAACCTTCAACTTCCTGTTCAAagtatgcaaagaaaaatatctactGCTTCAGATGTTTCCAAGAAGGTAGAATCCTCTGACTCAGCTGCTCAGCGAGTGTACCTTACAAcacaactgaaacaaaagaag AGCACATTGGCAATGGTGAATATCCAGGCTCTTCCAGACAAAGGTGAAAAGTTACTCAAGCAAATCCAGGGGTTGGAGGAAGCACTCAGTGCTCTTGCCCTCTCCCCCGAGCAAG GAACTAATGAGAAGAGTAACACTCAAGTACAACAGAGTACCCTCACCAAAAACACTTCTGCCCCTCCTCACGTGGTGTCTTCTGAGCCTCTTCTGGGTCATGATCTCCAGCCTCTGGGTCCTGTAAGGCTACAGGCAGACTGCCAGGTCACTGCTGGAAGACTCAGCCAGTGCTCTGGAG GCCCTAGGAACCAAGATCGCCTTCATCCAGTATGGAAAATAACAAGTGAAGCCATTGATGAGCTGCATCGATCACTGGAGTCACGTCCTGGTGAAACAGTAGTAGCAGAAGATCCACCTGGCTTGAAG GTCCCTCTGCTACTACACCAGAAGCAGGCGTTAGCCTGGTTACTATGGCGGGAAAGTCAAAAGCCACAGGGTGGAATTCTGG cAGACGATATGGGCTTAGGAAAAACCCTGACAATGATTGCACTCATACTAACCcaaaaaaatcaggagaaaagcCAAAAAAGGGATGAAAACATAGCTCTGACATGGCTTTCTAAAGATG ACTCCTCTGACTTTACTTCCCATGGAACACTAATTGTCTGTCCTGCTTCCCTCATCCATCATTGGAAAAATGAGGTCGAGAAACGTGTGAACAGCAACAAACTAAGAGTCTATCTCTATCATGGGCCACACAGGAATCTGAACGCAAAAGC CCTCTCTATGTATGACGTCGTGATTACTACTTACAGCCTTCTGGCCAAGGAGATTCCCACAGTGAAGCATGAGGGAGAGGTCCCAGGTGCAAACCTCAGTGTGAAG GGCATCTCAACACCTTTGCTTCAAATAGTCTGGGCTCGAATCATATTGGATGAAGCTCATAATGTAAAGAATCCCCGTGTGCAGACATCCATTGCTGTGTGTAAGCTGCAAGCTCATGCCCGTTGGGCTGTCACTGGAACCCCTATTCAAAACAACTTGTTGGATATGTATTCACTGCTGAA ATTTCTCCGCTGTTCTCCATTTGATGAGTTCAATCTGTGGAAAAGTCAGGTTGACAATGGttcaaagaaaggaggagaacGGTTAAGTATTTTAACCAAGAGCCTTTTGCTGAGGAGAACAAAGGACCAACTGGACTCTACTGGCAAACCCTTG gtgaggCTGCCCCAACGTAAATTTCAGTTGCACCATTTAAAGCTTTCTGAAGATGAAGAGCTGGTTTATAGTGTCTTTTTTGCAAGATCAAG GTGTGCTCTGCAGTCCTATCTAAAAAGATATGAAAGTGGAAACAACCAATCTGGAAGAAGCCCTGATAATCCATTCAGCAGAG TGGCACAGGAGTTTGGGTCCAGTGGGCCTGGGCAGACCATGGCAGCAGACTCACAGAGATCCAGCACCGTTCACATACTGTCCCAGTTGCTGAGACTCCGTCAGTGTTGCTGCCATCTTTCTTTACTGAAGTCG GCCCTGGACCCTACAGAACTGAAGAGCGAAGGCCTTGTCCTGTCCCTGGAGGAACAGCTCAGTGCTTTGACCTTGTCCGAACTCCATGACTCAGAACCATCTCGTGCTGTTTCCCTTAATGGTACATCCTTCAAGGTGGAACTTTTTGAAGACACACAAGTGAGCACCAAG ATATCATCTCTGTTGGCAGAGTTGGAGGCAATCCGAAGAAATTCAGAGTCCCAAAAGAG tGTCATTGTCTCTCAGTGGACCAACATGCTGAAAGTTGTAGCACTGCATCTTAAGAAGCACGGATTGACTTATGCCACTATTGATGGCTCCGTCAACCCCAAACAGAGAATGGACTTGGTGGAGGCATTTAACCACTCCAGAGGCCCTCAG GTTATGCTAATCTCTCTCTTGGCTGGAGGTGTTGGTCTAAACCTGACTGGAGgaaatcatctttttcttctgGATATGCACTG GAATCCATCACTTGAAGATCAGGCTTGTGACCGAATTTACCGAGTAGGACAGCAGAAAGATGTTGTCATACACAG gTTCGTTTGTGAAGGAACAGTGGAAGAGAAGATCTTACAgctccaggaaaaaaagaaagatctggcCAAACAGGTTCTATCTGGATCTGGAGAATCTGTCACCAAGCTCACCTTGGCTGACCTCAAAATCCTTTTTGGCATCTAA
- the Ttf2 gene encoding transcription termination factor 2 isoform X3, which yields MPSHQGVLGRGSASIPASHCLLHEDFVVELQGLFVPQGKKKYRLFFRCTKSKAEGKRWCGSIPWQDPNSKEDPIANKSQYASEPFPHPSSLPRNPFKVLDKNQKPALWKQFVKGEGEENMAGKKSREKGDQPLDQKPESNCWVEKEVSSGLVIKKKQSEVQEKQQQQRTEETKGITYRQHLGNELRGPSASPQKSDGESKDVQNKSESSREKETQLLPHKFHGQNPGSQPQKGEALSKGHIKNLEAKEAKAKDGPGMQTFQKRLPQRHFQAPSETQGPAPKGQAAPGLSLGEGRHAASSSGESEEDDVSCIPGSPLLFDLTMNSQKTENLQLPVQSMQRKISTASDVSKKVESSDSAAQRVYLTTQLKQKKSTLAMVNIQALPDKGEKLLKQIQGLEEALSALALSPEQGTNEKSNTQVQQSTLTKNTSAPPHVVSSEPLLGHDLQPLGPVRLQADCQVTAGRLSQCSGGPRNQDRLHPVWKITSEAIDELHRSLESRPGETVVAEDPPGLKVPLLLHQKQALAWLLWRESQKPQGGILADDMGLGKTLTMIALILTQKNQEKSQKRDENIALTWLSKDDSSDFTSHGTLIVCPASLIHHWKNEVEKRVNSNKLRVYLYHGPHRNLNAKALSMYDVVITTYSLLAKEIPTVKHEGEVPGANLSVKGISTPLLQIVWARIILDEAHNVKNPRVQTSIAVCKLQAHARWAVTGTPIQNNLLDMYSLLKFLRCSPFDEFNLWKSQVDNGSKKGGERLSILTKSLLLRRTKDQLDSTGKPLVRLPQRKFQLHHLKLSEDEELVYSVFFARSRCALQSYLKRYESGNNQSGRSPDNPFSRVAQEFGSSGPGQTMAADSQRSSTVHILSQLLRLRQCCCHLSLLKSALDPTELKSEGLVLSLEEQLSALTLSELHDSEPSRAVSLNGTSFKVELFEDTQVSTKISSLLAELEAIRRNSESQKSVIVSQWTNMLKVVALHLKKHGLTYATIDGSVNPKQRMDLVEAFNHSRGPQVMLISLLAGGVGLNLTGGNHLFLLDMHWNPSLEDQACDRIYRVGQQKDVVIHRFVCEGTVEEKILQLQEKKKDLAKQVLSGSGESVTKLTLADLKILFGI from the exons CATTCCTGCTTCTCATTGTTTATTGCATGAGGACTTTGTGGTAGAGCTTCAGGGTTTGTTTGTACCACAGGGCAAGAAAAAATACAG ATTATTCTTCCGATGCACTAAAAGCAAGGCAGAGGGGAAACGCTGGTGTGGAAGTATTCCATGGCAG GATCCTAATTCTAAAGAAGATCCTATAGCCAATAAATCTCAGTATGCATCTGAGCCATTTCCTCATCCTTCCAGCCTGCCAAGAAACCCATTCAAAGTGCTTGACAAGAATCAAAAACCAGCTCTCTGGAAACAGTTTGTcaaaggggaaggggaggaaaatATGGCTGGTAAGAAGTCAAGGGAAAAGGGAGATCAGCCCTTGGATCAAAAGCCCGAATCTAACTGCTGGGTGGAGAAAGAGGTCTCCTCTGGTCTAGTGATAAAGAAAAAGCAATCTGAAGTTCAAGAGAAGCAGCAACAGCAGAGAACAGAGGAAACTAAAGGAATTACATACAGACAGCACCTAGGGAATGAACTGAGAGGACCATCTGCATCTCCTCAGAAGTCAGATGGTGAGAGTAAAGATGTCCAAAACAAATCAGAATcttcaagagaaaaggaaacccaACTTTTGCCTCATAAGTTTCATGGTCAGAACCCAGGAAGTCAGCCCCAGAAAGGGGAGGCCCTCAGCAAGGGGCACATCAAGAACTTGGAGGCTAAAGAAGCAAAGGCAAAGGATGGCCCAGGCATGCAGACCTTCCAGAAAAGGCTGCCCCAGAGACATTTCCAGGCACCCTCTGAGACTCAGGGACCTGCTCCTAAAGGACAAGCAGCACCAGGGCTTTCCCTGGGAGAGGGGCGCCATGCTGCCTCCAGCAGTGGTGAAAGTGAGGAAGATGATGTTTCCTGTATACCAGGAAGCCCCCTGCTCTTTGACTTGACTATGAATTCACAGAAAACAGAGAACCTTCAACTTCCTGTTCAAagtatgcaaagaaaaatatctactGCTTCAGATGTTTCCAAGAAGGTAGAATCCTCTGACTCAGCTGCTCAGCGAGTGTACCTTACAAcacaactgaaacaaaagaag AGCACATTGGCAATGGTGAATATCCAGGCTCTTCCAGACAAAGGTGAAAAGTTACTCAAGCAAATCCAGGGGTTGGAGGAAGCACTCAGTGCTCTTGCCCTCTCCCCCGAGCAAG GAACTAATGAGAAGAGTAACACTCAAGTACAACAGAGTACCCTCACCAAAAACACTTCTGCCCCTCCTCACGTGGTGTCTTCTGAGCCTCTTCTGGGTCATGATCTCCAGCCTCTGGGTCCTGTAAGGCTACAGGCAGACTGCCAGGTCACTGCTGGAAGACTCAGCCAGTGCTCTGGAG GCCCTAGGAACCAAGATCGCCTTCATCCAGTATGGAAAATAACAAGTGAAGCCATTGATGAGCTGCATCGATCACTGGAGTCACGTCCTGGTGAAACAGTAGTAGCAGAAGATCCACCTGGCTTGAAG GTCCCTCTGCTACTACACCAGAAGCAGGCGTTAGCCTGGTTACTATGGCGGGAAAGTCAAAAGCCACAGGGTGGAATTCTGG cAGACGATATGGGCTTAGGAAAAACCCTGACAATGATTGCACTCATACTAACCcaaaaaaatcaggagaaaagcCAAAAAAGGGATGAAAACATAGCTCTGACATGGCTTTCTAAAGATG ACTCCTCTGACTTTACTTCCCATGGAACACTAATTGTCTGTCCTGCTTCCCTCATCCATCATTGGAAAAATGAGGTCGAGAAACGTGTGAACAGCAACAAACTAAGAGTCTATCTCTATCATGGGCCACACAGGAATCTGAACGCAAAAGC CCTCTCTATGTATGACGTCGTGATTACTACTTACAGCCTTCTGGCCAAGGAGATTCCCACAGTGAAGCATGAGGGAGAGGTCCCAGGTGCAAACCTCAGTGTGAAG GGCATCTCAACACCTTTGCTTCAAATAGTCTGGGCTCGAATCATATTGGATGAAGCTCATAATGTAAAGAATCCCCGTGTGCAGACATCCATTGCTGTGTGTAAGCTGCAAGCTCATGCCCGTTGGGCTGTCACTGGAACCCCTATTCAAAACAACTTGTTGGATATGTATTCACTGCTGAA ATTTCTCCGCTGTTCTCCATTTGATGAGTTCAATCTGTGGAAAAGTCAGGTTGACAATGGttcaaagaaaggaggagaacGGTTAAGTATTTTAACCAAGAGCCTTTTGCTGAGGAGAACAAAGGACCAACTGGACTCTACTGGCAAACCCTTG gtgaggCTGCCCCAACGTAAATTTCAGTTGCACCATTTAAAGCTTTCTGAAGATGAAGAGCTGGTTTATAGTGTCTTTTTTGCAAGATCAAG GTGTGCTCTGCAGTCCTATCTAAAAAGATATGAAAGTGGAAACAACCAATCTGGAAGAAGCCCTGATAATCCATTCAGCAGAG TGGCACAGGAGTTTGGGTCCAGTGGGCCTGGGCAGACCATGGCAGCAGACTCACAGAGATCCAGCACCGTTCACATACTGTCCCAGTTGCTGAGACTCCGTCAGTGTTGCTGCCATCTTTCTTTACTGAAGTCG GCCCTGGACCCTACAGAACTGAAGAGCGAAGGCCTTGTCCTGTCCCTGGAGGAACAGCTCAGTGCTTTGACCTTGTCCGAACTCCATGACTCAGAACCATCTCGTGCTGTTTCCCTTAATGGTACATCCTTCAAGGTGGAACTTTTTGAAGACACACAAGTGAGCACCAAG ATATCATCTCTGTTGGCAGAGTTGGAGGCAATCCGAAGAAATTCAGAGTCCCAAAAGAG tGTCATTGTCTCTCAGTGGACCAACATGCTGAAAGTTGTAGCACTGCATCTTAAGAAGCACGGATTGACTTATGCCACTATTGATGGCTCCGTCAACCCCAAACAGAGAATGGACTTGGTGGAGGCATTTAACCACTCCAGAGGCCCTCAG GTTATGCTAATCTCTCTCTTGGCTGGAGGTGTTGGTCTAAACCTGACTGGAGgaaatcatctttttcttctgGATATGCACTG GAATCCATCACTTGAAGATCAGGCTTGTGACCGAATTTACCGAGTAGGACAGCAGAAAGATGTTGTCATACACAG gTTCGTTTGTGAAGGAACAGTGGAAGAGAAGATCTTACAgctccaggaaaaaaagaaagatctggcCAAACAGGTTCTATCTGGATCTGGAGAATCTGTCACCAAGCTCACCTTGGCTGACCTCAAAATCCTTTTTGGCATCTAA